TTCATTATCTTAGATTCAAGCTAAAGCCCTGTCAACGTAGACGAGTTAATGAATTCAAAAAGACTCCGTCCTTTGAGGATGGAGTCTTTTCATAGTTAGCGTTCTTTTTTCAATAACCAGTTCACGTTCGGTGACAGCAACGGTCGGAAGATCGTCACAACTGGGCGACTTGAAAGCAACCAGACGAATCCAGTAGCAAGCAAGAAGGACAGTCCAATCAATAGTAGAGGCGATTCCGTAATCGCTGGTGGAACGGAATCACGGAACAAACGGACGATGAACGAGTGAATCAAGTAAATCGCGAGCGTCTGAATGCCGATTTGATCGAAGCGTTCTCCGAACGACCGGTGTGGAACGATCAATAGGACCGAAAAGATCATGATTGTACTGACGGCATAGAGGAAGAGCTGGATCGCAACTCCCTTGAGTAACGAAACTTCAAATTCACCGTACGTATCCCGGTAGAACAACCAAACCGTATCAAAACCATTTTTTGTCCAGATGATCATGAAGACGGCAATCAGCAGTGAAATAATCAAGCCGGTCAACCGACCGATTGGTGCCGTCAGCTGCTTTCGCCAGCCGGTGTCAGTTAACCAGCCGCGCTCTTTGACGAGATAACCCATCAGGAAGAACGGATAAAAACTGACGACTTTTTGCAACGACAGGAAGTTCGTGATCGCATCTGGATTGGCATTGATCAATAAGGCAAATAAGATACTAATGATCAGCGGGAAACGCATCACCTGGAAAGCGGGCGTGACGGTCTGCCAAATGATGATCCCGAGGAGATACCACAGCGTCCAATTCGGAACGAGCGGATGGAGTAAGCCATCGAGCATCTCACGTAAGGAATCATCCTGCGTGTAAGACAAATAGATTTCGTGAATCGATTGCCAAATGAAATAGAGGGCAACGAATGCGAGAATGCGTTTAGGTCGAACTTGCTTGAAAAAATAGCCGCTCATGAAGATGAAGGCCGGCATATGCAACAAGTAAATGACGTTATACGCCATTCTGACGCTATCGTTTCCTGGTAAGTCTCGGAACGTCTCAATCAAGTGACCGAAGACGACCATAAAGATGAGCAAAACCTTATAGTTCCCAAGCCAATGATCGTATGACGGAGTGGTCACTGGTTTGATAGGAGTAGTCATTTTTTCTCACCTAGCAGAATTTGATCAACGAACCGGGCGCTCGATTTCCCGTCCTGATGTTCAAAGAAGTATTCGGCGAATGCTTTGACGTTATGCATTTCGAAATCTTTGTTTTTAATCCGTTCAATCAACTCTTCCGATGTCTTGACGATTGGACCCGGAACGAATTCCTCGAAGTCGTAATAGAAATCACGTTTTGAGATATAGTCCTCAAGATCATACGCGAAGAACAACATCGGTCGGTTTAGTAGAGAGAACTCGAAACACGTCGATGAGTAATCCGTGATTAAGATGTCTGAGACGAACAGCAACTCATTGATTTCACGATGATCCGTCAAATCGAGGAAAAAGTCAGCGTAGACTTCTGGAATCTCCATCCGGCGACGGATGAATGGGTGCAGTTTAAGGACAAAGACATACTCCTCGTGGAGTGCTTCGTATAAAGCATCGAGATCGAGTTGATCAAAATCATAATAGGCGCTTTTGGCACCATTTCCTCGGAACGTCGGCGCGAACATGATGACTTTCTTTTGTTTGAAGACCGGATATTCTTCGTAAATGCGTGACTTTGCTTCTTCAATGAATGCTTGATCGAAGAACATGTCCGTCCGTGGAATACCGGTCGCGACGACTTGATCTTCCCGTAAACCAAAACCTTCTGCATAATGACGGGCGACGTTATGAGAGCTAACGATCGCTTTCGTATAGTTCCGGTGACTGAGCGAGTTCGCGCTTGGGCCACCTGGTTTTCCGAGACGACTGTAACCGAACGTCTTAAATGCGCCAACAGCATGCCAGACTTGCACCAAATCACTGCCTTTACGAATATTCAACGGATAGATCATCGGATAGAAGTCATCGACAAGAATCGTTTTTGCTGTTGCTAAATGATATGGCAGCGCAAATTTGTCACGCCAATCGCGACGAGACTGGAGATTCGGTTTGAAGAACGTCTTCACATCGAGATCGAGCTGACGACGCTCGACTTCATTCAAGATATAAGCAAAATTCCCGCTAATATCGCTCCGGGAATCGGAAGCAAGGATGACTTTATTCTCTTGAATCGGTTGCGTCCATTTCGTAACGTTATAAATCGTTTTAAACGTAAAACGACGGAACTTGAACGCGCGCTTCTTCATATTCTTCTTCCACTTCTTATAGCGATCGATGACTTGGATGAGACGTTTCGTTTCGCCTTTTTTTAGGGAATGGAAACCTAAAGAGTTGCTGTATTCCGAATACTGCACGACAAGTTCGTACTCAAGTAAGATTAAGGCGTTACTATGTTTTGTATCGACGCGGTAAGCGACTGGGATAAGCGAACGTGTATCCCCAAAAGGCGCTTCATGTAAAATTGTCTTCCCTTGGACGATGGCGAAGAATGCATCAAAATACCCCATCGGCAATGGACGACCTGTCAGCGTAATCTGATTCAGATTTAATTCGCCTGTAAAGGACTCTTCCGTCCAGTCTCCTTCAAACGGGAAGCGGCAAATGAATGTCCGTTTATTTCGTTTATTACGGAAGATGATGGCACGCTCAAGCGGCACCAATGCTTCGGTAGGTTCGGACTGGATGTACTCATCGTCCGGCTCCTCTGATTCAGCTTGTTGTTGTAATGTAGGATTTTCAAATAACGTTTGTTCGGCGCGCAAAAAATCAGTCAACCCACTTAAGCGTGCTTCGAAACGAAAAGTCGTTCCAGCCAATTCCAAGTAGGTGACCTCAGCATGTAAAGTAGGGGTCAGTGTCTCTTCTATCAAAACCATCTCTCCTCGCTCGAATAATTACAATGCATTTACACAATCATGATAGATTTTTAAATTTTACGTGAACATAGTATAGTGAAACTAGAAATCACCACTCATTATATCGTGAGACATTAAAATTAATAGGGATTTCTTTATTTTTTTGTGTTTTTGTAAAATAACACTTCAAGACAGACTGCACCATTACACATACCCTGAACATGAGGGATAGAAAACCGAATTGCGATTATTTCATAAGGGAGGGAAGCAGGTCGTCTCGTTTGGAAGCATCTACGAGACACTGCGTCAGAAGATGATTTATGCAGCCATTTTAGCTGGAGGAAAAGGAACACGAATGGGGAATGTCGATCGCCCAAAACAATTCTTATCGATTGGAGAACGTCCGATCATCGTCCATACAGTAGAGAAATTCTTATTACATGAGGATTTTGACCGCATCATCATCGTCACACCGACTGCTTGGATTAACTATACGCGCGATATTTTGGAGAAATACATTGGAAAAGATGACCGTCTCGTCATCACACCAGGTGGGCAGGATCGTAATGAATCGATCATGGCAGCTGTGAACTGGATCGAAGAAAAAAATGGATTATCGGATGAAGATATCATCGTCACACATGATGCTGTCCGTCCGTTCCTGACGCACCGTATCATCAAGGAAAACATCGAAGCTGCACAAGAATTCGGGTCATGCGATACGGTCATTTCAGCGATTGATACGATCGTCGCTTCAACGAATGGTAAAACGATCACGGACATCCCGGTTCGCGATCAAATGTATCAAGGACAGACACCACAAAGTTTCCAAATCACGAAGTTAAAAGCGCATTATGAATCCCTTTCGACAGAAGATCGTGCTATCTTGACTGATGCTTGTAAGATTCTTTTACTTAAAGGAGAAGATGTGGCGCTCGTCACGGGTGAACTGTTCAATATTAAAGTGACGACACCATACGACCTACGGATTGCAAATGCTATCTTGAAGGAGCGGATTCATCAATGATTAATCAAGTCTATCAACTCGTTGCACCGCGTCAAATCGAGGTGACGTATGATGAACGGTCATTGAATACGGATCGTGTCGTCGTTCGTCCGACTTACTTGTCGATTTGTCACGCGGATCAGCGCTACTTCACAGGTAGTCGTAGTGCCGAAGTGTTGGCGAAGAAGTTACCGATGGCGATGATTCATGAAGGTATCGGAAAAGTCGTTCACGATCCTAGCGGAACATTTAAGAAAGGCACGCTCGTCGCGATGGTTCCGAACACACCGACGGAAGAAGATGACATCATCGGGGAAAACTATCTGCGTACGAGTCGCTTCCGTTCGAGTGGATATGATGGCTATATGCAAGATTACGTTTTCTTGAAAGCCGATCGACTCGTTGAGGTACCAGCTGATCTTGATCCTGAAGTCGCAGCGTTCACTGAACTTGTCAGTGTTGCTGTTCATGCCTTGACTCGTTTTGAGAAGATTGCCCATCCTCGTCGCGAGACGTTCGGAGTATGGGGGGATGGGAATCTTGGATTCATCACAGCACTCTTGTTACGTAAAGTGTATCCGGAAGCAAAGTTGCTCGTCTTCGGTAAAACGCAGTCGAAGCTTGACTACTTCTCCTTTGCAGACGAGACGTATCACATCGACCAAATTCCAGCCGATGTCTCATTCAATCATGGTTTCGAATGTGTTGGGGGAATCGGTAGTCAGTATGCAATCAATCAGATGATCGACTATATCATTCCGGAAGGCACGATGGCGTTACTCGGCGTATCGGAAGATGCCGTTGCAATCAACACACGGATGATTCTTGAAAAAGGACTTCGTGTATACGGATCAAGTCGGAGTACACCAGCTGATTTCGCACGGACGATGGAATTGTATCAAACACATCCTGACATTCCAGCTTATTTATCGAACCTTGTCTCAGGTGTATTCCAGATTCGTCAAATCGAAGATATTCATAAAGCGTTTGAAAATGATTTGACGAATCGGTTCGGAAAGACGGTCATGGAATGGTGCATGTAACGAGATGCATTGAAAAAGAGGAGAATCGTCTATGAAACAAAAAATTCGTTTATTGCAACGACGGACGGTCCATTATCTGCTTGCTGTGACATATTGGTTGACGAAACGGTTACCGATTCAACCGAAAAAAGTCGTCTTTGCGACCTATCGTTCGGATCGTCTTGTCGATAACTTTCGTGCCGTCTACGATGAACTCGAACGACGCAACTTAGGGTACCAATACGTTTTTTTGTTAAAGCGATTTCCTCAATCATTGGTGGGGCAAATTCAGTACGTCTTCCATATGATGCGGGCGACATATGAATTAGCAACGGCTCGTTACTTCATCATCGATGATTATTATTACCCTGTGTATGTCTCGCCGCTACGAAAAGGTACAGAGGTCATTCAGCTGTGGCATGCCTGTGGCGCCTTTAAAAAGTTCGGCTATAGTGTGCTCGATAAATCCTATTCGCCGGATGACGATTATTTGAAGATGGTCCAGATTCATCGCAATTACAATAAGGTCTATGTTTCCGGTGAAGCGTGTGTCGCACCATATGCGGAAGCTTTCGGAATGGCACCGGACCGAATTTATCCGTTAGGTGTTCCACGAACAGATCAGCTTTTGAATGTAGCGCGACAAGCTCGGGCACGTGAAAAGCTATATGCACGTTATCCTGACTGGCGAAGCAAACGCATCATCCTGCTGGCACCGACGTTCCGTGGAAATGGACAGACAACAGCTCATTACGATCAAGAACTCGATTTTGAGAAGTTTCGTCGTGAGCTCGGACCGGATACAGTCCTGTTGCTACGGATGCACCCGTTTGTTCTCAATCCACCAGTCGTACCGGACGCGTATGCGGATCAGATCATTAATATGACGGATTATCCGGATATCAATGATCTGATGCAGATTGCCGATATTCTCATCACGGATTATTCGTCTGTCATTTTTGAGTTTGCTTTGTTGCAGAAGCCGATGATTTTTCTCGTCAACGATTTGCAGTCGTATAAAGCAGAACGCGATTTCTATTTCCCATATGAAACTTTCGTGCCGGGACCAATCGTGTCGACGTTCGAAGATGTCATTGCGTGGATTAAACGCGGGCAATTCGATACACATAAAATTGAGACATTTGCGAATCAGTTCTTTACGTATCAGGACGGGGAAGCGACCAAACGAATCGTCGACCATATGTTATATGACACGATTCCAGAGGCACCTGTCTATACGAAAACACCAGTGTGAATACAGAAAAACGTTCCGATTGCGTCTCCGTTTGGGGAGAGAGACGTCATCGGAACGTTTTTATTTTTGAATTGGGGCTTGATTGGCGCGAGCAGGGGTAGCTCGCAGAATGCGCACCTCTTAAAAGTGCGTCAACTTGTCCTTTGCGGACGTTCTCGGTTTGACAGGTGGAACGATGGCAGGCCAGCCGATTTGAATGACGCCGAGAACGCGTTCGTTTTCAGAAGCGTCAACGAGTGAGGCATACTCTGGTGTGAACCAGTGTTTCCCGCTCTTCCAGCAACACCCAAGACCTCGTTCTGTTGCTACCAACTGCAGGTTTTGAATCATGGCAGCCGTTGCGAGTGTATCTTCTAGCTGTTGATCGGGTGTTCCTTGTACCTGACAAAGTACCGTTAAATAAACCGGAACTTCCCGTAGTTTTTGTTCAGCCTGTTGACGTTGTTCAGACGTTTTCGTCTCGAATTGACCACGCGCTGTCAGCAATTCCATCAAGGCATCGACATACCGTGTTTGTCCGTCTTCGATTGCGAGAACAAAGCGCCAAGGCTCTCTTAATTTATGATTCGGGGCATAAATCGCCGTGTCGAGTAATGCTTCTACCAATTCGACCGGAACGGGTTGTTCCGTATAGGACCGGATCGACCGGCGTGTTTCAATCACTTGTTGGGCATGCATCCGTTTCATCTCCTCACTGAGTACTTTTTCACTATAAATGATAACGATTATCATTGTCAACGTTATTTGTCAGAAAACAAAAAAGACGATTCCCGATAGGAAATCATCTTTCGTTGCATTCGGGTTAAGAGGCTTTTCGTTCCTCGTCTTGATCTTGAGCAACAGTCGTTAGTTTCTTTTTCATAAGACGAATCCGGTATAAGGCAAATAGATAATGGGCGAAATAGATCGTAAAACCAAGGAAAATCGTTAATGCTACATGAATTTGAACGCCAGGAACAGCATGAAGCTGAATGAAGAGCAAGACAGCCATTGCCATCGTATAAAGCACCATTTCCACCGATTGTGGCATGACGCGTTGACGTTTTAAGAAAAAGGAACGCATGAGTGGCAGGACGACGAGACTGACGAGACGATCAACCAGTCCGATGACGAGCACGCTGATCACCATCGCTAAACCATTTTCAAAAGTGATCAGTCGAGGAAAGACAAGATATGTGACGAGTAGTAGTGGTCCAACTAATAAAAAGATCGAAATCGAGGCACGAGCGAATACGAAGAGCCCGTTAACACTTGTTAAAAAGGCACGCACGATCTTTTGTGACCAAGGGGATGGTCGACCGACTTGCCAAGCAAAACAACAAGCAAAGATGAACGCATAAAATTGCAGAAAGGCAACCATAAAGCATCTCCTTTAGATATGAAACTCATTGTCCCTAGTGTATCGATTTTAAAGCTGAAGTGCAAAGAAGAACTTTTCGTAAAGTATAAGAAAAGACCAGTTGATGTGACATCAACTGGTCCGTCGTCCATTAATCTAGATTCGGTTCTTTTTTTCCATGCAAGAAGAAGGACAAAATTAATGCGAGCGCAGATAAGACGGTCGCAATCCAGAATGCATCGGTGATTCCTTGAATCGTCGCTTGTTTCGTCAGCATCGTAAACCAACTCGTTGAAGCGGCTTGTGAGCTACCCAGCTGTTGTCCAAGATCGTTTAAATGTTGCGAAAGCGTCGGGTCGAGCGTCGTGAACTGATTCGCATCGTCTGCCAAGCGAGCTGTCGTTTGACGGGTCATGACGGTAACGAGAATCGCAGTTCCGATGGACCCAGCGACTTGACGGAGCGTATTTTGCGTTGCATTTCCGTGTGGAATCATCTTCATTGGTAAGGCGTTCATACCGGCAGTCATGATTGGCATCATGATGAATGCCATTCCTAATGACCGAAGCATGTAGATTCCCATGATCGAGTAATACGATGTATCCATGTTCAATTGCGTCAATTCCCATGTCCCGTACGTCATCAACGTTAAACCGAAGATGGCGAGTGGGCGAATACCGAAGCGGTCAAATAAACGGCCGGCAATTGGACCGGTGATCCCCATGATTAATGATCCTGGCAAAAGGAGAAGACCGGAGTCAATCGGTGAAAATCCACGGATACTTTGAAGATAGATCGGTAAGAGCAACATGCCGCCGAACAAGGCCATCGTAACGATGACATTGATGAAGAGCGTGAAAGAAAATTCCGGTACCTTCAACACACGAATGTTCAGCATAGGATCCTCCATCGACAATTCACGCATCGCAAAAGCAGCAATTCCGATTAAACCGATGACGATCGTACTAATGACGATTGGACTATCCCAGCCATCATTCCCAGCTTCACTGAAACCGTAAAGAAGACTTCCGAATCCAATCGTACTAAATAAGACACCGAGTGCATCAAAAGACGGTTTCGAGAGTGGCTGTGTCAGACGGAACCAAGCAGCACCGAGCAATAATGTCACTAAACCAAAGAACGACATCGCATAAAACATGACATGCCAGTCATAGTTTTGGATGACATATCCTGTGATCGTTGGGCCAACAGCTGGAGCGAGAATCATCGCAATCCCGAGCATCCCCATGGCGGCACCACGCTTATGCGGTGGGAACAACGTCATGAAGACGTTCGATCCAAGCGGCATCAAGATACCAGCACCCGCTGCTTGAACGACACGCCCGATCATCATGACCGGGAAGTTCATCGCCATCGAACAGATGATTGATCCGAAGAAAAAGAGCGTCATCGAAGCAAGAAATAATTGGCGGAACGTGTAGCTTCGCATTAAAAAGGCACTGATTGGGATCAAAATTCCGTTGACGAGCATGAAGCCCGTCGTCAACCACTGAGCAGTAGACGTTGACACGTTGAAGTCATTGATCAGAACCGGCAACGCGACATTGATCAGCGTTTGGTTCAAAATAGCAATGAACATACCGATCAGTAGGACGGTCAATACTTTCGGAATACTGACGTTTTCCGTTGATACTTGTTTTGGAGGTGCTGCGACCGGAGGTGTCACGGTCATCGTTGATTCCGTCTCAAGTGATTCTTCAAGTGTCGGTCCGTCGGTAGCGAGTGCCATGTTAGATGGACGACTGCGACGGGCGATCCAGTTGACGCCGATGATGATCAGAATCGTGAACGCACTGTATCCGAATAAGAAGGTAGTAGACATGAACGTCACTCCTTAATCCTTATGAATGCGGACGGTCACATTCATACCAGGTCGAATGTCGAGCGATTTTTCTTGTGAGAGCGATACTTTAACTGGAATGACTTGTGCGACTTTCGTGTAGTTCGCATTTCCGTTTGAAGACGGCATCATCGAGAACGTGGAAGCCGTCGTCATACCGATTTGTTCGACTTCACCTGAAAGTGTCGTATCCGGATAGCTGTCGACATATACATCAACGGTTTGTCCGACTTTGATTTCATCGATTTCTGTTTCTTCGATGTTCGCTGTGACCCAAAGGTCGTTTAAGTCAAAACCATATGCGAGAGGTGTACCTGCTGCGACGAAGCCGTTCTTTGTCGCCATCGACTGAACGATCGTTGCTTTAGATGGCATCGAAACAGAGAGATCTGTCGGTTTTTGTCCAGTTTGTGCAGTCATGACGTGTCCGACTGTTGCACCACTGTTGAGTGATTCGCCTGTTTTTACTGACCAATCTGTCAATTTACCAGCACTTGGGCTCGCAACCGTTATCATTTTGCCATCGATTTTTGCATTGTCTGTTTTGACGTAGCTCGTTGCCTGATCGTAATAGTAGTATCCGACGACACCGCCACCAATCAAAACGATGAGTGTCACAACATTGATGATTAATAATTTTTTCATACTCATGGGTGTGTTAGCATCCTTTCTTGTGTACAATCGTTTCAAAAAAAGTACTCCTCTGGGGGGAGGAGTAATTAATATAGTTAATTATATGGATCGTTAGCTAACAAACAACCGACAATTTCCAACAAAATGTTGGAAAAATAGATGATAACGGATTCATTTATGAAAAGATAACGAATAAGGAGTGAAATAGGGATGAATAAGAGCCGTGATCCACGACCAAAACGGTCACGTGACCGTATTACGATGGAATTGTTCCAGCTATTAAAGACACATAACTTTTCAAGCATTACCGTCAAGATGTTGACGGATGGGGCAGGGGTCAATCGTTCAACGTTTTATGCTCATTATACAGATAAATATGATTTACTCGATCAAGTCGTTGAGGAGCAAATGAAGGCACTGAAACAAGCGATTCGAATTACGGGTACAGGCACCGTATTTCCGACAGTCGAACAGGTCAGTCACTATTTTGCTCGTTTATTCATTCACATCGAAGAAAACGAATTGTTTTATCAGACGATGCTCGTTCAAGGACCGATTAAAACGTTCATCTCTCGTTTTCTCGATACATTGAAAGAGAATTACCGACTTGTGTTTCGACCGCAAATCACAGAAGAAGCTACGTTCGTCGATCGAGATTTATTGTTGAACTACGTGATTGGGGGACAGCTAGGACTATTGATTTCGTGGTTACGAAACGATCGTCCATATTCAGCAACATATATGGCGGAGCAATTAAGCCGAATGATCGTTTTCGGAACGGTTGAGAGTATTGGTTTTCCTAAGGAAACGGAATAAGTACGTAAAAAAGACACTCCCATATGGAAGTGTCTGATATTCAGGCTTGACGGAATGCGAGTTCCTTCGTATAGATCGTACTTCGATTCCGCCCGCTCTCTTTTGAGTAGTACAATGCTTTATCTGCTTGCTGCAAGGCTTCTAGAGACGTATGGGAATCACTAGAATGTGCAATCCCTAAAGAAATTGTGATTTGTAGATCAGGAACATCTGCTGTTGGGAAGAGGTTACGTGCAACCGTCATCCGAGCCAGTTCCGCTATTTTTTGCGCTTCTTTAGCCGAAGTACTCGGTAAGATGATTAAAAATTCTTCACCACCGTACCGTCCGACGAGGTCGTCCGGTCGTGTCAAGGAAGCGAGAGTCATACCGAGTTGCCGTAAGACATCATCACCTGCGTCATGACCATATGTATCATTGACATGTTTGAAGAAGTCGATATCGATCAAGATAAGTGAATAGCCTTGGTCGGTTGAACCGACAAGTGATAGCGAGTCATCGAGACGACGGCGATTGGCAAGCCCCGTCAAAGCATCTGTCATGGCAAGTTTCTGCTGGTACTGGATATTTTCGAAGTGACGGCGTAATTCCGCTAAAAGTCGAAAAGCAACAAATCCAGCCAGTAGGTTAAAGAAGATATAAGCAATTGAGATTTTAATAAATGTCGACCATGTGTTGGTCAGCACATAAATTGCCGGTAAGGAGTATAGGATTCCCACCAGTACCATGAGTTGAAAATGACGACCGTTCACATGAAGGAACCGGCGAAGGATCCCGATTGTTAAAATAAATAGAGCCATGATCAACGTAGATAAATAAAAACCCTCCATCTGATCGACTGGTGTTAAAAAGTAACGTGTCCCGATGATCATCGCACCTGCAACGATGGCGCTTGGGAAACCACCGAACAGCATGGCAATCGCGACGGGAACGATTCGTAAGTCAACACGGGCGACATCAATTTGGATGCCATTGAACATCAATAACACGGCAATCAAACCACAGACAGCTCCGAGTATAAGACGTGTGCTCCAGCTGGAATTCAGCGAAATACGTGGTTGATTCCGAAATGGTAAGAACAAGAGAGTAATCGTTGTAAACAGTAGACAAAAGTTAATGATGAATTGATTCATGATGGACAACAAATCCTCCCAACTCCCCCAGCTAACAGATTTCCATATATATACTTCTAGTATACTCAAGTAGATAACGGTTAGACAGAGGGAAATCTTTAGACAAAATAGAAAAAACGGTAGAAAATCTACCGTTTTTAAGAAGATGAAGTAAGAGAATCCTCATCCATCGTCAATAAAATTTTATCAAAGACACGAATCATCGTTTCGAGTTCTTCTTCCGTTAATGTCCCGAAGCGATCTTGTAAATAGTTTCTGCGGACGATTTCGAGATCCCGAAATGCACGTTCTCCGTCATCTGTCAAAGCGAGGACGATGGAACGACGATCTTCCGTCGAACGCGTCCGTGTGACGTATCCTTGTTTATACAACTTATCCGTTAAAGCAGTGACTTGACTCGTCGCGAGCTCAAATTGTTCCGCAAGAAGCGTCGGGCGCTGAGGACCATTTTCTGAAAGGCTCCGTAAGATGAAAAATTCACTCCGGGTCGCCGTTCCTTCAAAGAGTCGGTTAAGTTCACGTCGCAGGGTACGAAGAATAACACGCATTTGTTCTTCGAGTCGATAAGTTAGCAAATCACGTTCCTGTGGCATGCAAGCAGCATCCTTTCTCTCAGTGGACTTCTACCATTTAGTGTACTAAACATATCGGATTTTTACCATCGACTACCCGATATTCGAAAAAGGCAATTGACAATTTCGTGGCGATTTGTGTAATATGGCGTAGTAATAACTAACTTAATTCAGTTCTCACTCAACCAGTGGGATGGAGGTTGCAGTTCTTAAGAGTACGGTTACGGATGTCGTCAAGCGACAGATGAGGTGACCTGAAAGGAAGAGTTGCCGAAATCAATCATCGCTTTGAAGATGATCGATTGGGATTAGATCAAATAGGTCTAATACTGTCACAAGTCGGGTATCACCTACTTGTGGAGAGCTATCTTTCACGACGGTAGAATGAGGCGCATCCATTTTATTATGTTGCGTTCTCATCTTCCATCTGGAAGATGAGGGCGCTTTTTGTTTTTCATTCAAAAAGTGTCCTCTCAAAAATTTATACAGAGAGAAGCGAACGAAATGAACAATCTAGATATGAAACAAACAACAGATTCGACAGCAGAAGGGTTAAAACGTGGATTACAAGCCCGTCATATGTCGATGATTGCCATCGGTGGGGCAATCGGAACAGGACTATTCATCGCGTCCGGTGCTTCCGTTGCAGCAGCAGGACCAGGTGGTGCGCTCCTGTCTTACGCTATCGTTGGTCTGATGGTCTATTTCTTGATGACAAGTCTTGGTGAAATGGCGGCATATATGCCTGTCGCTGGATCGTTCTCGACATACGGCACAAAATTCGTCGATCCATCATTTGGTTTTGCATTAGGCTGGAACTATTGGTACAACTGGGCGGTCACGATCGCGGTCGAACTCGTTGCAGCACAAATCGTCATGACGTATTGGTTCCCGGACGTTCCCGGATTTTATTTCAGCGCGTTGTTCCTCTTGCTGATGATCGGCTTGAACTACTTCTCCGTTAAAGGATTCGGGGAAGCGGAGTATTGGTTTGCGATG
This window of the Exiguobacterium acetylicum genome carries:
- a CDS encoding CDP-glycerol glycerophosphotransferase family protein, producing the protein MIEETLTPTLHAEVTYLELAGTTFRFEARLSGLTDFLRAEQTLFENPTLQQQAESEEPDDEYIQSEPTEALVPLERAIIFRNKRNKRTFICRFPFEGDWTEESFTGELNLNQITLTGRPLPMGYFDAFFAIVQGKTILHEAPFGDTRSLIPVAYRVDTKHSNALILLEYELVVQYSEYSNSLGFHSLKKGETKRLIQVIDRYKKWKKNMKKRAFKFRRFTFKTIYNVTKWTQPIQENKVILASDSRSDISGNFAYILNEVERRQLDLDVKTFFKPNLQSRRDWRDKFALPYHLATAKTILVDDFYPMIYPLNIRKGSDLVQVWHAVGAFKTFGYSRLGKPGGPSANSLSHRNYTKAIVSSHNVARHYAEGFGLREDQVVATGIPRTDMFFDQAFIEEAKSRIYEEYPVFKQKKVIMFAPTFRGNGAKSAYYDFDQLDLDALYEALHEEYVFVLKLHPFIRRRMEIPEVYADFFLDLTDHREINELLFVSDILITDYSSTCFEFSLLNRPMLFFAYDLEDYISKRDFYYDFEEFVPGPIVKTSEELIERIKNKDFEMHNVKAFAEYFFEHQDGKSSARFVDQILLGEKK
- a CDS encoding nitroreductase family protein translates to MHAQQVIETRRSIRSYTEQPVPVELVEALLDTAIYAPNHKLREPWRFVLAIEDGQTRYVDALMELLTARGQFETKTSEQRQQAEQKLREVPVYLTVLCQVQGTPDQQLEDTLATAAMIQNLQLVATERGLGCCWKSGKHWFTPEYASLVDASENERVLGVIQIGWPAIVPPVKPRTSAKDKLTHF
- a CDS encoding acyltransferase family protein codes for the protein MTTPIKPVTTPSYDHWLGNYKVLLIFMVVFGHLIETFRDLPGNDSVRMAYNVIYLLHMPAFIFMSGYFFKQVRPKRILAFVALYFIWQSIHEIYLSYTQDDSLREMLDGLLHPLVPNWTLWYLLGIIIWQTVTPAFQVMRFPLIISILFALLINANPDAITNFLSLQKVVSFYPFFLMGYLVKERGWLTDTGWRKQLTAPIGRLTGLIISLLIAVFMIIWTKNGFDTVWLFYRDTYGEFEVSLLKGVAIQLFLYAVSTIMIFSVLLIVPHRSFGERFDQIGIQTLAIYLIHSFIVRLFRDSVPPAITESPLLLIGLSFLLATGFVWLLSSRPVVTIFRPLLSPNVNWLLKKER
- a CDS encoding CDP-glycerol glycerophosphotransferase family protein gives rise to the protein MKQKIRLLQRRTVHYLLAVTYWLTKRLPIQPKKVVFATYRSDRLVDNFRAVYDELERRNLGYQYVFLLKRFPQSLVGQIQYVFHMMRATYELATARYFIIDDYYYPVYVSPLRKGTEVIQLWHACGAFKKFGYSVLDKSYSPDDDYLKMVQIHRNYNKVYVSGEACVAPYAEAFGMAPDRIYPLGVPRTDQLLNVARQARAREKLYARYPDWRSKRIILLAPTFRGNGQTTAHYDQELDFEKFRRELGPDTVLLLRMHPFVLNPPVVPDAYADQIINMTDYPDINDLMQIADILITDYSSVIFEFALLQKPMIFLVNDLQSYKAERDFYFPYETFVPGPIVSTFEDVIAWIKRGQFDTHKIETFANQFFTYQDGEATKRIVDHMLYDTIPEAPVYTKTPV
- a CDS encoding IspD/TarI family cytidylyltransferase gives rise to the protein MIYAAILAGGKGTRMGNVDRPKQFLSIGERPIIVHTVEKFLLHEDFDRIIIVTPTAWINYTRDILEKYIGKDDRLVITPGGQDRNESIMAAVNWIEEKNGLSDEDIIVTHDAVRPFLTHRIIKENIEAAQEFGSCDTVISAIDTIVASTNGKTITDIPVRDQMYQGQTPQSFQITKLKAHYESLSTEDRAILTDACKILLLKGEDVALVTGELFNIKVTTPYDLRIANAILKERIHQ
- a CDS encoding ribitol-5-phosphate dehydrogenase, with the protein product MINQVYQLVAPRQIEVTYDERSLNTDRVVVRPTYLSICHADQRYFTGSRSAEVLAKKLPMAMIHEGIGKVVHDPSGTFKKGTLVAMVPNTPTEEDDIIGENYLRTSRFRSSGYDGYMQDYVFLKADRLVEVPADLDPEVAAFTELVSVAVHALTRFEKIAHPRRETFGVWGDGNLGFITALLLRKVYPEAKLLVFGKTQSKLDYFSFADETYHIDQIPADVSFNHGFECVGGIGSQYAINQMIDYIIPEGTMALLGVSEDAVAINTRMILEKGLRVYGSSRSTPADFARTMELYQTHPDIPAYLSNLVSGVFQIRQIEDIHKAFENDLTNRFGKTVMEWCM